The proteins below come from a single Nocardiopsis gilva YIM 90087 genomic window:
- the paaN gene encoding phenylacetic acid degradation protein PaaN — protein sequence MAAHGASPAELFERHQSTLQEAVKAIHGRYFWTPHPESPSPKVYGEEAAPQGQAAFDAYLGKDFPIDQPGGDDRIITERSPYGIALGVGYPHADADTLIDAAQAARPSWRDAGPEGRAGVCMEILHRINQRSFEMAHAVQHTSGQAFVMAFQAGGPHAQDRGLEALAYGYDTTARYASTARWEKPQRKGGPLVMDKRFHVVPRGIALLIGCNTFPTWNSYPGLFASLVTGNPIIVKPHPRAVLPLAITVAVAREVLSEAGLDPNTVLLAAERADEKLAATLAVRPEVKIVDFTGSTEFGEWLEEHARQAFVCTEKAGVNAIVIDSTDAYKQMLGNIAFSLSLYSGQMCTTPQNIFMPRGGIETDEGHKSVEEVGADLAASVSRLLGDEARATGVLGAIANDGVLGRIEEAGKLGDTVLESRDIAHPDFADATVRTPVIVKLDGDRRDVYGREHFGPISFVVTAQDTDDALRLMRETITERGALTAAVYATGEDVLDAAEKAALEAGVNMSANLTGQVFVNQSAAFSDYHGSGANPAATSSLTDPAYVSGRFSFVQSRRHA from the coding sequence AGGGACAGGCGGCGTTCGACGCCTATCTCGGCAAGGATTTCCCGATCGACCAGCCCGGGGGAGACGACCGCATCATCACCGAGCGCTCCCCGTACGGGATCGCGCTGGGCGTGGGCTACCCGCACGCCGACGCCGACACCCTCATCGACGCGGCCCAGGCGGCGCGGCCGTCCTGGCGCGACGCCGGGCCCGAGGGCAGGGCGGGGGTGTGCATGGAGATCCTGCACCGGATCAACCAGCGCAGCTTCGAGATGGCGCACGCCGTCCAGCACACCAGCGGGCAGGCCTTCGTCATGGCCTTCCAGGCCGGCGGCCCGCACGCCCAGGACCGCGGGCTGGAGGCACTCGCCTACGGCTACGACACGACGGCCCGCTACGCCAGCACCGCGCGGTGGGAGAAGCCGCAGCGCAAGGGCGGTCCGCTGGTCATGGACAAGCGCTTCCACGTGGTGCCGCGCGGGATCGCCCTGCTGATCGGCTGCAACACCTTCCCGACGTGGAACTCCTACCCCGGTCTGTTCGCCAGCCTGGTCACCGGCAACCCGATCATCGTCAAGCCGCACCCGCGCGCGGTGCTGCCGCTGGCGATCACCGTGGCCGTCGCCCGCGAGGTGCTGTCCGAGGCCGGGCTCGACCCGAACACGGTGCTGCTGGCCGCCGAGCGCGCCGACGAGAAGCTGGCCGCGACCCTGGCGGTGCGCCCCGAGGTGAAGATCGTGGACTTCACCGGCTCCACCGAGTTCGGCGAGTGGCTGGAGGAGCACGCCCGCCAGGCCTTCGTGTGCACGGAGAAGGCCGGGGTCAACGCCATCGTCATCGACTCCACCGACGCCTACAAGCAGATGCTGGGCAACATCGCGTTCTCGCTGTCGCTGTACAGCGGACAGATGTGCACGACGCCGCAGAACATCTTCATGCCCCGCGGCGGCATCGAGACCGACGAGGGGCACAAGAGCGTCGAGGAGGTGGGCGCCGACCTCGCGGCGTCGGTGTCCCGGCTGCTGGGGGACGAGGCGCGGGCCACCGGCGTTCTGGGCGCCATCGCCAACGACGGGGTGCTGGGCCGCATCGAGGAGGCGGGCAAGCTCGGTGACACCGTGCTGGAGTCCCGGGACATCGCCCACCCCGACTTCGCCGACGCGACCGTGCGCACGCCCGTCATCGTCAAGCTCGACGGCGACCGCCGCGACGTGTACGGGCGCGAGCACTTCGGGCCGATCTCGTTCGTGGTGACCGCGCAGGACACGGATGACGCGCTCCGGCTGATGCGCGAGACCATCACCGAGCGCGGCGCCCTCACAGCGGCGGTGTACGCCACCGGTGAGGACGTGCTGGACGCGGCGGAGAAGGCCGCGCTGGAGGCCGGCGTCAACATGTCGGCCAACCTGACGGGCCAGGTCTTCGTGAACCAGTCCGCGGCCTTCAGCGACTACCACGGCAGCGGTGCCAACCCCGCCGCCACGTCGTCGCTGACCGACCCGGCCTACGTGTCCGGGCGGTTCAGCTTCGTGCAGTCGCGGCGCCACGCGTAG
- the paaA gene encoding 1,2-phenylacetyl-CoA epoxidase subunit PaaA, whose product MTATDSAPETAADGGRERFDAMIAADERIEPRDHMPDDYRKTLVRQIAQHAHSEIIGMQPEGNWITRAPSLKRKAVLIAKVQDEAGHGLYLYSAAESLGVDRAELLDLLHQGRQRYSSIFNYPTLTWADVGAIGWLVDGAAITNQVPLCRCSYGPYARAMVRICKEESFHQRQGFESLYVLARGTDGQRAMAQDAVNRWYWPSLMMFGPPDAESPHSAQSMAWKIKRFSNDELRQKFVDIIAPQADALGLTLPDPDLRWNPERGHYDYGPIDWEEFTQVLKGNGPCNRQRLAQRRAAHESGAWVREAARAHAAKRAARTQREAA is encoded by the coding sequence ATGACCGCGACCGACAGCGCACCGGAAACGGCGGCCGACGGCGGGCGCGAGCGCTTCGACGCGATGATCGCCGCCGACGAGCGGATCGAGCCGCGTGACCACATGCCCGACGACTACCGCAAGACCCTGGTCCGGCAGATCGCGCAGCACGCGCACTCCGAGATCATCGGCATGCAGCCGGAAGGCAACTGGATCACCCGCGCCCCCAGCCTCAAGCGCAAGGCGGTCCTCATCGCCAAGGTCCAGGACGAAGCCGGGCACGGCCTCTACCTCTACAGCGCCGCCGAATCCCTGGGCGTCGACCGCGCCGAACTCCTCGACCTGCTGCACCAGGGCCGCCAGCGCTACTCGTCGATCTTCAACTACCCCACGCTGACCTGGGCCGACGTCGGTGCCATCGGCTGGCTCGTGGACGGCGCGGCCATTACCAACCAGGTGCCGCTGTGCCGCTGCTCCTATGGCCCCTACGCCCGCGCCATGGTGCGCATCTGCAAGGAGGAGAGCTTCCACCAGCGCCAGGGCTTCGAGAGCCTCTACGTTCTGGCGCGCGGCACCGACGGCCAACGGGCCATGGCGCAGGACGCCGTGAACCGCTGGTACTGGCCGTCGCTGATGATGTTCGGCCCGCCCGACGCCGAGTCGCCGCACAGCGCGCAGTCCATGGCCTGGAAGATCAAGCGGTTCTCCAACGACGAGCTGCGGCAGAAGTTCGTCGACATCATCGCGCCGCAAGCCGACGCGCTCGGACTCACCCTGCCCGACCCCGACCTGCGGTGGAACCCCGAGCGCGGGCACTACGACTACGGCCCCATCGACTGGGAGGAGTTCACGCAGGTCCTCAAGGGCAACGGGCCGTGCAACCGGCAGCGCCTGGCCCAGCGGCGCGCCGCACACGAGAGCGGCGCCTGGGTCCGCGAGGCGGCCCGTGCACACGCGGCCAAGCGCGCCGCGCGGACGCAGCGGGAGGCCGCATGA
- the paaB gene encoding 1,2-phenylacetyl-CoA epoxidase subunit PaaB — protein MGEWPLWEVFVRARRGMSHVHVGSLHAADAEHALYNARDLYTRRQEGVSVWVVPAAAITASAPEDKGAFFDPAEDKVYRHPTFYEVPEGVEHL, from the coding sequence ATGGGCGAGTGGCCGCTGTGGGAGGTGTTCGTCCGGGCCCGGCGCGGCATGTCCCACGTGCACGTCGGCAGTTTGCACGCCGCCGACGCCGAGCACGCTCTGTACAACGCCCGGGACCTCTACACGCGCCGCCAGGAGGGGGTGAGCGTGTGGGTGGTCCCGGCCGCCGCGATCACCGCCTCGGCACCGGAGGACAAGGGTGCCTTCTTCGACCCGGCCGAGGACAAGGTCTACCGGCACCCCACGTTCTACGAGGTCCCCGAGGGGGTGGAGCACCTGTGA
- the paaC gene encoding 1,2-phenylacetyl-CoA epoxidase subunit PaaC has product MSNPDGTVNAPAADAALVAYVLRLGDDALIASHRLAELVSNAPQLEEDVALANISLDLLGQARALLTYAGRAEEQLTGVLRTEDDLAYLRDENQFVNCRLVELPNTDFAHTIARQLLFSAYAYELYGTLVGSADETIAGVAAKAVKELDYHREHAALWTVRLGDGTDESNGRMVTALEAIWPYVDEVFASDDVTRTVAEAGTGTDPASLRPAWDTYIDGVLAEAGLDRPETPPLTGLAGLGGRQGVHTEAFGYLIAEMQHLHRSHPGATW; this is encoded by the coding sequence GTGAGCAATCCCGACGGCACCGTCAACGCGCCCGCGGCCGACGCCGCGCTGGTCGCCTACGTGCTGCGGCTGGGCGACGACGCGCTCATCGCCAGCCATCGGCTCGCCGAGCTCGTGTCCAACGCGCCGCAGCTGGAGGAGGACGTCGCCCTCGCCAACATCTCGCTCGACCTGCTCGGCCAGGCCCGCGCACTGCTGACCTACGCCGGGCGCGCCGAGGAGCAGCTGACCGGGGTGCTGCGGACCGAGGACGACCTCGCCTACCTCCGCGACGAGAACCAGTTCGTGAACTGCCGCCTGGTCGAGCTGCCCAACACCGACTTCGCGCACACCATCGCCCGGCAGCTGCTGTTCTCCGCCTACGCCTACGAGCTCTACGGGACGCTGGTCGGGTCCGCGGACGAGACCATCGCGGGCGTCGCCGCCAAGGCGGTCAAGGAGCTCGACTACCACCGTGAGCACGCCGCGCTGTGGACCGTGCGGCTGGGCGACGGCACCGACGAGAGCAACGGGCGCATGGTCACGGCGCTGGAGGCGATCTGGCCCTACGTCGACGAGGTGTTCGCCTCCGACGACGTCACGCGGACCGTCGCGGAGGCCGGAACCGGAACCGACCCGGCGTCGCTGCGGCCGGCCTGGGACACCTACATCGACGGCGTTCTCGCCGAGGCCGGACTGGACCGCCCGGAGACACCGCCCCTCACCGGCCTCGCCGGGCTGGGCGGCCGCCAGGGCGTGCACACCGAGGCGTTCGGCTACCTGATCGCCGAAATGCAGCACCTGCACCGCTCACACCCGGGGGCGACGTGGTGA
- the paaD gene encoding 1,2-phenylacetyl-CoA epoxidase subunit PaaD, with the protein MAGITRLVGSVPDPEMPMVDLADLGILRDVRVDDSGAITVTITPTYSGCPAMDAIRADIRARLAEHGHTDVTVHTVFTPPWSTDWITAEGRRKLAEHGIAPPPGRAQRPGATFVALSVRCPRCGATDTRELSRFGATACKALYVCDACKEPFDRVKPL; encoded by the coding sequence ATCGCGGGCATCACCCGCCTGGTCGGATCCGTCCCCGACCCGGAGATGCCCATGGTCGACCTGGCGGACCTCGGCATCCTCCGCGACGTCCGCGTCGACGACTCCGGGGCGATCACGGTGACCATCACGCCGACCTACTCGGGCTGCCCGGCCATGGACGCGATCCGCGCCGACATCCGCGCCCGCCTGGCCGAGCACGGCCACACCGACGTCACCGTGCACACCGTGTTCACCCCGCCCTGGTCCACCGACTGGATCACCGCGGAGGGGCGGCGCAAGCTCGCCGAGCACGGCATCGCACCGCCGCCGGGGCGGGCCCAGCGGCCGGGCGCTACCTTCGTCGCGCTGTCCGTCCGCTGCCCGCGCTGCGGCGCGACCGACACCCGCGAGCTGAGCAGGTTCGGCGCCACGGCGTGCAAGGCGCTCTACGTCTGCGACGCGTGCAAGGAGCCCTTCGACCGCGTCAAACCGCTCTGA
- the paaE gene encoding 1,2-phenylacetyl-CoA epoxidase subunit PaaE gives MNTEVSERPAATRHRGVFHPLTVAAVDRLTDDAVAIAFDVPDDLAEEFRFVQGQHLTIRCELDGRELRRNYSICSPAPDGPLRIAVKRLEDGSFSAFANERLRPGDVLDVMHPLGGFHIPLTPDQARAHVAVAAGSGITPVLSLITTTLAAEPSSTFTLVYGNRTARDVMFLEELQDVKDRYPQRFQLINVLSREVGESPVSSGRIDADKLDLLFTHLIAPDEVDHFYLCGPSGLVRLVRDDLRARGVRGDHVHYELFHAEDEEPPPRRRHTEAGGAAAATSHVRFTLDGRTTTVDVDPDTETVLGAALRVRDDAPYACRGGVCGTCRAKLCEGEVDMARNYALEPDELAAGYVLTCQSRPLTENVVVDYDA, from the coding sequence ATGAACACAGAAGTCAGTGAGCGCCCGGCGGCGACGCGCCACCGCGGTGTGTTCCACCCGCTGACCGTGGCGGCGGTCGACCGGCTCACCGACGACGCGGTGGCCATCGCCTTCGACGTCCCCGACGACCTCGCCGAGGAGTTCCGCTTCGTCCAGGGCCAGCACCTCACCATCCGGTGCGAGCTCGACGGCCGCGAGCTGCGCCGCAACTACTCCATCTGCTCTCCGGCCCCCGACGGCCCGCTGCGGATCGCCGTCAAGCGCCTGGAGGACGGTTCCTTCTCCGCCTTCGCCAACGAACGGCTGCGCCCCGGCGACGTCCTCGACGTCATGCACCCGCTGGGCGGCTTCCACATCCCGCTCACCCCCGACCAGGCCCGCGCCCACGTGGCCGTCGCCGCGGGCAGCGGGATCACGCCGGTGCTCTCGCTCATCACCACGACCCTGGCCGCCGAGCCGTCGAGCACCTTCACCCTCGTCTACGGCAACCGCACCGCGCGCGACGTGATGTTCCTGGAGGAGCTGCAGGACGTCAAAGACCGCTATCCGCAGCGGTTCCAGCTGATCAACGTGCTCAGCCGAGAGGTGGGCGAGTCGCCGGTCAGCAGCGGGCGCATCGACGCCGACAAACTCGACCTGCTGTTCACCCACCTCATCGCGCCCGACGAGGTCGACCACTTCTACCTGTGCGGCCCGAGCGGACTCGTCCGCCTCGTCCGCGACGACCTGCGCGCACGCGGCGTCCGCGGCGACCACGTGCACTACGAGCTCTTCCACGCCGAGGACGAGGAACCACCCCCGCGCCGCCGCCACACCGAGGCCGGCGGCGCTGCCGCCGCCACCAGCCACGTCCGCTTCACCCTCGACGGCCGCACCACCACCGTCGACGTCGACCCCGACACCGAAACCGTCCTGGGCGCGGCCCTACGCGTCCGCGACGACGCCCCCTACGCCTGCCGCGGCGGCGTCTGCGGCACCTGCCGCGCCAAACTCTGCGAGGGCGAGGTCGACATGGCCCGCAACTACGCCCTCGAACCCGACGAGCTCGCAGCGGGCTACGTCCTCACCTGCCAGTCCCGCCCCCTCACCGAGAACGTGGTCGTCGACTACGACGCCTGA
- a CDS encoding alpha/beta fold hydrolase — MLGLVAMGGVLAWAPPAAAGAGDGVAPELRSFYAQEPSWNPCDGEGPGGLECAEITVPMDYSKPEAEKIRIAISRRKASDRDHRRGILLLNPGGPGGSGLGMPGFLGDQRVGEVYDLIGFDPRGVGRSTNLNCSAPDAEEYELPSRPTDAQLHNFTEAARTQEEGCDRTAGSLRPHITTANTARDMDVIRGALGEDKTNYLGYSYGTYLGAVYGSLFPDRLDRSVLDSSVHPDRIWRDDWKAVGPATTENVDRFAEWAADHDDKLGLGKDAKAVRGLIEDLAQRLHEQPFGGLTRTDFDLFVGDLARWQGEWDLFADTLTKLRDGAPEEGSDDEPDADAQDAAEAVDQVAAASRDRLMNGTYNAILCEADWPTDLDVYYDDMRNYRENHPYGWGVAVVAPNPCTFRSYTPPEKPVTLERAGYPTGVVIQGEYDPQTPYEGGPAMAKRLHDNLIIVKDDGNHGYYGGPDYDCVTEQIDDYLIDGILPGSATTCPGVPRADLDADTADEDEPLAEQTRTLLDEREEDFPVD; from the coding sequence GTGCTCGGACTGGTCGCGATGGGCGGTGTCCTGGCGTGGGCACCCCCGGCCGCGGCCGGGGCGGGCGATGGGGTCGCTCCCGAGTTGCGGAGCTTCTATGCGCAGGAGCCCTCCTGGAACCCCTGTGACGGCGAGGGGCCGGGCGGCCTGGAGTGCGCCGAGATCACCGTCCCGATGGACTACTCCAAGCCCGAGGCCGAGAAGATCAGGATCGCCATCTCGCGGCGCAAAGCGAGCGACCGGGACCATCGGCGCGGGATCCTGCTCCTCAACCCCGGTGGGCCGGGCGGCTCGGGGCTGGGGATGCCCGGCTTCCTGGGGGACCAGCGGGTCGGTGAGGTCTACGACCTCATCGGCTTCGACCCGCGCGGAGTCGGCCGGTCCACGAATCTCAACTGCTCGGCGCCGGATGCCGAGGAGTATGAGCTGCCCTCCCGGCCGACCGACGCCCAGCTGCACAACTTCACCGAGGCGGCACGCACCCAGGAGGAGGGCTGCGACCGGACGGCGGGATCGCTGCGGCCCCACATCACCACCGCCAACACCGCACGCGACATGGACGTCATCCGCGGCGCGCTCGGCGAGGACAAGACCAACTACCTCGGCTACTCCTACGGCACCTACCTCGGCGCCGTCTACGGCAGCCTCTTCCCCGACCGCCTGGACCGCAGCGTCCTCGACTCCTCCGTGCACCCCGACCGCATCTGGCGAGACGACTGGAAGGCGGTGGGGCCCGCCACCACCGAGAACGTGGATCGGTTCGCCGAGTGGGCCGCGGACCACGACGACAAGCTCGGCTTGGGCAAGGACGCCAAGGCCGTGCGCGGTCTCATCGAGGACCTGGCGCAGCGACTGCACGAGCAGCCGTTCGGCGGCCTCACGCGGACCGACTTCGACCTCTTCGTCGGTGATCTCGCCCGCTGGCAGGGCGAGTGGGACCTCTTCGCCGACACCCTGACCAAGCTGCGCGACGGCGCCCCGGAGGAGGGCAGCGACGATGAACCCGACGCCGACGCCCAGGACGCTGCCGAGGCGGTCGACCAGGTCGCGGCCGCCTCCCGGGACCGGCTGATGAACGGCACCTACAACGCGATCCTGTGCGAGGCCGACTGGCCCACCGACCTCGACGTCTACTACGACGACATGCGGAACTACCGGGAGAACCACCCCTACGGGTGGGGTGTCGCCGTGGTCGCTCCCAACCCGTGCACCTTCCGCTCCTACACCCCGCCGGAGAAGCCGGTGACGCTGGAGCGGGCTGGCTACCCCACGGGCGTGGTCATCCAGGGCGAGTACGACCCGCAGACGCCGTATGAGGGAGGTCCGGCCATGGCCAAGCGGCTGCACGACAACCTCATCATCGTCAAGGACGACGGCAACCACGGCTACTACGGCGGCCCGGACTACGACTGCGTCACCGAGCAGATCGACGACTACCTCATCGACGGCATCCTGCCCGGCAGCGCCACCACCTGCCCGGGCGTCCCCCGGGCCGACCTCGATGCCGACACCGCCGATGAGGACGAGCCGCTGGCCGAGCAGACGCGGACCCTGCTCGATGAGCGTGAGGAGGATTTCCCGGTCGACTAG
- a CDS encoding DUF6069 family protein, which yields MSEYGNDRRINVTRLWSGGLATAVVAGLVILVGALVARGVLQIPVLAPEEAGYFGDAGTGVYAAMAAAAALIATALLHLLLLSAPRPMTFFGWIVGLATIVAAVSPFTQSAPLASQIATGVINAVTGIAIVSLLSSVGWSSVRLNRGARRTHREDGTVPGTGYSSGYRDATERPTRPYDGRHRNYDPDADTRIERD from the coding sequence ATGAGCGAATATGGGAACGATCGGCGTATCAACGTCACCCGGCTGTGGTCCGGTGGACTGGCCACGGCGGTGGTCGCCGGACTGGTCATACTGGTGGGGGCGCTCGTCGCACGCGGGGTGCTGCAGATCCCGGTGCTCGCCCCTGAGGAAGCCGGATACTTCGGAGACGCCGGTACCGGCGTCTACGCGGCCATGGCGGCCGCGGCAGCGCTGATCGCCACCGCCCTGCTGCACCTGCTTCTGCTGAGCGCCCCTCGGCCGATGACGTTCTTCGGCTGGATCGTCGGGCTGGCGACCATCGTCGCCGCGGTCAGCCCGTTCACCCAGAGCGCGCCGCTGGCGAGCCAGATCGCCACGGGCGTCATCAACGCGGTCACCGGAATCGCGATCGTCTCGCTGCTCAGCAGCGTGGGGTGGAGCTCCGTCCGTCTCAACCGCGGGGCGCGGCGCACCCACCGCGAGGACGGCACCGTGCCCGGGACCGGCTACAGCAGCGGCTACCGTGACGCGACCGAACGGCCGACCCGGCCCTACGACGGGCGGCACCGCAACTACGATCCGGATGCCGATACCCGCATCGAACGCGACTGA
- a CDS encoding aminotransferase class I/II-fold pyridoxal phosphate-dependent enzyme codes for MAITGRGSHEIAGSVEEAIIGGELPAGTALPSIRDLAGELGVNPNTVASAYRLLRDRGLVETGGRRGTRVRARPADIPRDTEVAAVPPDVRDAGSGNPDPRLLPDLAAALAAVAARRVGRHPLYGDPPILPEMREEARGLFEADGVPCSALTLTSGALDGIDRVLCSSLRPGDAIALEDPGWPSEYDLTAALGLKRVPMRMDDEGPLPDDLDAALRGGARAVIVTNRAQNPTGAAISAERAAHLRAILAEHPHVLTVEDDHGFGFVELPFQRVGGATERWTLVRSVAKGYGPDLRLAMVTGDPVTVDRVRARQQSGHGWVSQILQEAFVELRRRAAVSAERAGRAYGERRAALIRELERHGLSGRGRSGVNVWVEVPDEARTVAGLLARRWSCTPGRRFRLDSSPGIRVTISALDAQDMATLAADIAAAARPGGPAV; via the coding sequence ATGGCCATCACCGGACGCGGATCGCACGAGATCGCCGGCAGCGTCGAGGAGGCGATCATTGGAGGGGAGTTGCCGGCTGGAACGGCTCTTCCTTCGATCCGCGACCTCGCCGGTGAGCTGGGGGTCAACCCCAACACCGTCGCGTCCGCCTACCGACTGCTGCGCGACCGCGGGCTGGTCGAGACCGGCGGTCGGCGGGGCACCCGCGTCCGCGCCCGCCCCGCCGACATTCCGCGCGACACCGAGGTCGCCGCCGTCCCCCCGGACGTGCGCGACGCCGGGAGCGGCAACCCCGATCCCCGGCTGCTCCCCGACCTCGCCGCCGCCCTCGCCGCCGTGGCGGCCCGGCGGGTCGGCCGCCATCCGCTCTACGGCGATCCGCCGATCCTCCCGGAGATGCGCGAGGAGGCGCGGGGTCTCTTCGAAGCCGATGGCGTTCCGTGCTCCGCCCTGACCCTGACCTCGGGCGCGCTCGACGGCATCGACCGGGTGCTGTGTTCCTCGCTGCGGCCAGGTGACGCCATCGCCCTGGAGGATCCGGGCTGGCCCAGCGAGTACGACCTGACCGCGGCCCTCGGGCTGAAGCGGGTGCCGATGCGGATGGACGATGAGGGGCCGCTGCCCGACGACCTGGACGCAGCCCTGCGCGGCGGGGCGCGGGCCGTCATCGTGACCAACCGGGCGCAGAACCCCACCGGCGCGGCGATCAGCGCGGAGCGCGCCGCCCACCTGCGTGCCATCCTCGCTGAGCATCCCCATGTGCTGACGGTCGAGGACGATCACGGGTTCGGGTTCGTCGAGCTGCCGTTCCAGCGGGTCGGCGGCGCTACCGAGCGCTGGACCCTGGTCCGGTCGGTCGCCAAGGGGTACGGCCCGGACCTGCGGCTGGCCATGGTCACCGGCGACCCGGTCACGGTCGACCGGGTACGCGCCCGGCAGCAGTCCGGGCACGGCTGGGTGAGTCAGATCCTCCAGGAGGCCTTTGTCGAGCTGCGGCGGCGCGCGGCGGTGTCGGCGGAGCGGGCCGGACGGGCCTATGGCGAGCGGCGTGCGGCGCTCATCAGGGAGTTGGAGCGTCACGGCCTGAGTGGGCGCGGGAGATCGGGGGTCAACGTGTGGGTGGAGGTTCCCGACGAAGCCCGAACGGTCGCCGGGCTGCTGGCACGCCGGTGGTCCTGCACCCCGGGGCGCCGTTTTCGGCTCGACTCGTCCCCGGGCATCCGGGTGACCATATCGGCCTTGGACGCGCAGGATATGGCGACATTGGCGGCCGACATCGCCGCGGCTGCCCGCCCCGGAGGGCCCGCCGTCTGA
- a CDS encoding glycine/sarcosine N-methyltransferase produces the protein MDQQRFGDDPLAVRDTDHYKAEYVTGFVEKWDELIDWKRRYASEGRFFVDQLKERGVRNVLDVATGTGFHSVRLVEEGFDTVSADGSPEMLAKAFANGLDFGGHILRVVQADWRWLNRSVHGTYDAIICLGNSFTHLFSERDRRKALAEFYAMLKHDGVLIIDQRNYDALLDGKYGNKHTYYYCGEEVSAEPEYVDEGLARFVYRFPDKSEYHLNMFPLRKNYTRRIMREVGFQRIDTYGDFQETHQGEDPDFFIHIAEKAYYEDDRRADGYSAAVQTARDYYNSSDADTFYHTIWGGTDIHVGLYDSPEQDIAEASRLTVERMAGKMDITPTTRVIDVGAGYGGSARYLARTFGCKVTCLNLSEVENERNRVMNREAGLDHLIEVVDGSFEEIPFQDNSFDVVWSQDAFLHSGDRTLVLEEVARVLHGGGDLVFTDPMATDDASAKVLQPILERLHLDTMGTPGFYDREASRLGLSKVEFDDLASHLPVHYARVLAETELREPELNGKISDEYLDRMKTGLRNWVEGGKSGSLTWGILHYRS, from the coding sequence ATGGATCAGCAGCGTTTTGGGGATGACCCGCTCGCTGTACGCGACACCGACCACTACAAAGCGGAATACGTTACCGGCTTCGTCGAAAAGTGGGACGAGCTCATCGACTGGAAGCGCCGGTACGCCAGCGAGGGGCGCTTCTTCGTCGACCAGCTCAAGGAGCGTGGCGTCCGCAACGTGCTCGATGTCGCCACCGGCACCGGATTCCACTCGGTGCGCCTGGTGGAGGAGGGTTTCGACACCGTCAGTGCGGACGGAAGCCCAGAGATGCTGGCCAAGGCGTTCGCCAACGGACTGGACTTCGGCGGCCACATCCTGCGCGTCGTGCAGGCCGACTGGCGCTGGCTCAACCGGAGCGTCCACGGTACCTATGACGCCATCATTTGCCTGGGGAACTCCTTCACCCACCTGTTCTCCGAACGCGACCGGCGAAAGGCGCTGGCCGAGTTCTACGCCATGCTGAAGCACGACGGTGTGCTCATCATCGACCAGCGCAATTACGACGCACTGCTCGACGGCAAGTACGGCAACAAGCACACCTACTACTACTGCGGTGAAGAGGTCTCCGCCGAACCGGAGTACGTCGACGAGGGCCTGGCCCGATTCGTCTACCGGTTCCCCGACAAGTCCGAGTACCACCTCAACATGTTCCCGCTGCGCAAGAACTACACGCGGCGGATCATGCGCGAGGTGGGCTTCCAGCGTATCGACACCTATGGGGACTTCCAGGAGACCCACCAGGGCGAGGACCCGGACTTCTTCATCCACATCGCCGAGAAGGCCTACTACGAAGACGACCGCCGTGCCGACGGCTACTCCGCCGCCGTCCAGACCGCGCGCGACTACTACAACTCCAGCGACGCGGACACCTTCTACCACACCATCTGGGGCGGCACCGATATCCACGTCGGGCTGTATGACTCCCCGGAGCAGGACATCGCCGAGGCGAGCCGCCTCACGGTGGAGCGCATGGCCGGGAAGATGGACATCACGCCCACTACGCGGGTGATCGACGTCGGCGCCGGATACGGCGGCTCCGCCCGCTACCTGGCCCGGACGTTCGGCTGCAAGGTCACCTGTCTCAACCTCAGCGAGGTCGAGAACGAGCGCAACCGGGTCATGAACCGTGAGGCCGGGCTCGACCACCTGATCGAGGTCGTCGACGGGTCGTTCGAGGAGATCCCCTTCCAGGACAACTCCTTCGATGTCGTCTGGTCGCAGGACGCGTTCCTGCACAGCGGCGACCGGACGCTCGTGCTGGAAGAGGTGGCGCGGGTGCTGCACGGCGGCGGCGACTTGGTCTTCACCGACCCCATGGCCACCGACGACGCCTCCGCCAAGGTGCTGCAGCCCATCCTGGAGCGACTGCACCTGGACACCATGGGCACGCCGGGCTTCTACGACCGTGAGGCGAGCCGACTCGGTCTCAGCAAGGTGGAGTTCGATGACCTCGCCAGTCACCTGCCCGTCCACTACGCGCGGGTGCTCGCGGAGACTGAGCTGCGTGAACCCGAGCTGAACGGCAAGATCAGCGACGAGTACCTGGACCGGATGAAGACCGGTCTGCGCAACTGGGTCGAGGGCGGCAAGTCCGGCTCGCTGACCTGGGGAATCCTCCACTACCGCAGCTAA